The following are encoded together in the Pleurocapsa sp. FMAR1 genome:
- the cbiB gene encoding adenosylcobinamide-phosphate synthase CbiB produces MSIKLDLNQLEITVSAIFLVQSSPLILLLAAIEDYLIGDPWEWLHPVQIMGWLIKNYVDLAIKFAQPGWQRRFAGVLLGLILIIGSGLVGWLIIWGFSIIQPLLGSVVATVLLASCLAGKSLRVAVEDVLRSLDTQDLTVARSRLSLYVGRDTDNLSELEILRALLETIAENTVDGVTAPLFYAILGIFIPGVGAVPLALAYKAASTLDSMVGYRREPYSDLGWFSAQLEDRLTWFPCRLTVLTLSLFSGQPLKVLEICRRDGIKDPSPNSGWSEAVYAATLNVQLGGQNTYQGVVKNKPLLGNPLEAISVTKIDRALILTRYCFLVWLGIGTTLWFAMTMLNF; encoded by the coding sequence ATGTCGATCAAATTAGATCTTAATCAATTAGAAATTACCGTTTCTGCTATTTTTCTGGTTCAATCTTCACCCTTAATTTTACTACTAGCAGCTATTGAAGATTACTTAATAGGAGATCCTTGGGAATGGCTTCATCCAGTCCAAATTATGGGCTGGCTAATTAAAAACTATGTAGACTTAGCAATCAAATTTGCTCAACCTGGATGGCAACGTCGTTTTGCGGGAGTATTGCTAGGGCTAATTCTGATCATTGGTAGTGGCTTAGTAGGTTGGCTAATTATTTGGGGTTTTAGTATCATCCAGCCTCTATTAGGATCTGTCGTGGCAACAGTATTACTAGCTAGTTGCTTGGCGGGCAAAAGTTTGAGAGTTGCAGTTGAAGACGTATTGCGATCGCTCGACACTCAAGATTTAACCGTAGCTCGTTCTCGTCTTAGCCTATATGTAGGGCGGGACACGGATAATCTATCAGAGTTGGAAATATTGCGGGCATTGCTGGAAACTATAGCTGAAAATACAGTCGATGGAGTCACTGCACCTCTTTTTTATGCCATTTTGGGAATCTTTATTCCAGGTGTAGGTGCAGTACCGTTAGCATTGGCTTACAAGGCTGCAAGCACCCTAGACTCTATGGTGGGCTATCGTCGTGAACCCTATAGCGATCTGGGCTGGTTTAGCGCGCAATTAGAAGATCGCTTAACCTGGTTTCCCTGTCGCTTAACCGTATTGACTTTAAGCTTATTTTCTGGTCAGCCGTTAAAAGTATTAGAAATCTGTCGCCGAGATGGAATCAAAGATCCTAGCCCCAATTCAGGCTGGAGTGAAGCAGTTTATGCAGCAACTTTAAATGTGCAGCTAGGGGGTCAAAATACTTATCAAGGGGTAGTGAAAAATAAACCTTTGCTGGGAAATCCTTTAGAAGCAATTTCTGTTACTAAAATCGATCGGGCTTTAATTTTAACTCGCTACTGTTTTCTAGTTTGGCTGGGGATTGGAACAACCTTATGGTTTGCCATGACTATGCTCAATTTCTAA
- a CDS encoding GFA family protein, with product MSEAQNSLVCEGGCHCGTVRFQVLVDRFIVDDCNCSICRKKGFLHLIVSPENFTLIQGEEFLTNYTFNTKVAQHTFCSICGIHSFYRPRSHPDMVDVNVRCLDGDLLERFTIRSFDGQNWSDNVDQIRS from the coding sequence ATGAGTGAAGCTCAAAATTCTTTAGTTTGTGAGGGCGGTTGTCATTGTGGAACAGTTCGCTTTCAAGTATTAGTCGATCGCTTTATTGTAGACGATTGTAACTGTTCTATTTGCCGTAAAAAAGGCTTTTTACATTTGATTGTTTCCCCAGAAAATTTTACTTTAATACAGGGAGAAGAATTTTTAACTAACTATACATTTAACACAAAAGTCGCCCAACATACTTTTTGCTCAATTTGTGGCATCCATTCTTTTTATCGTCCTCGCTCTCATCCAGATATGGTAGATGTTAACGTTCGTTGTTTAGATGGAGATCTACTAGAACGATTTACAATAAGATCTTTTGATGGGCAAAACTGGTCAGATAATGTCGATCAAATTAGATCTTAA
- a CDS encoding Rrf2 family transcriptional regulator: MKLTTRGHYSVKALLDLSLQPQYRPASVKMIAQRQDLPAPYLEKLLIEMRRAGIVKSIRGAKGGYQLAYKPEQISLGKILEAVGETIEPLPNYSPDHNLAEDWVTFSLWQRLHQKLKEALHSITLADLYYDARSWQASQGEENNFIV; encoded by the coding sequence ATGAAATTAACAACTCGTGGACATTATAGTGTCAAAGCATTATTAGACCTTAGTTTGCAGCCACAATATCGACCAGCATCAGTAAAGATGATCGCTCAACGACAAGATTTACCTGCACCTTATTTAGAAAAGTTATTGATTGAAATGCGTCGCGCTGGTATTGTTAAATCCATTAGAGGAGCAAAAGGAGGTTATCAGTTAGCCTATAAGCCAGAGCAAATTTCTTTAGGCAAAATTTTAGAGGCTGTAGGAGAAACTATTGAACCTTTACCAAATTACTCTCCCGATCATAATTTGGCTGAAGATTGGGTAACTTTTAGCCTCTGGCAAAGATTACATCAAAAATTAAAAGAAGCTCTGCACAGCATAACTTTAGCTGATTTATATTATGATGCTAGGAGTTGGCAGGCATCTCAAGGAGAAGAAAACAATTTTATTGTTTAG
- a CDS encoding AbrB family transcriptional regulator, whose amino-acid sequence MAKATQPQPLVGATLIDKVKELGNLSKEEKARECGYYTVTKNNVERVNMMKFLNALIDAEGIELDSTSNGQGRGGRSASYRISVQSNGNLLIGSAYTKKMGLKQGDEFEITLGRKHIHLKQIGVDDEE is encoded by the coding sequence ATGGCAAAAGCAACCCAACCACAACCCTTAGTAGGTGCAACATTAATCGATAAAGTAAAAGAGCTAGGCAATCTCTCTAAAGAGGAAAAAGCTAGAGAATGTGGCTATTATACGGTCACTAAAAACAATGTAGAACGAGTCAATATGATGAAATTCCTGAATGCACTAATTGATGCAGAAGGAATCGAGTTAGACAGTACTTCTAACGGTCAAGGTAGAGGTGGTCGTTCTGCTAGCTATCGTATTAGCGTTCAATCGAATGGCAATCTATTGATTGGATCTGCCTACACTAAGAAAATGGGATTAAAACAAGGTGACGAGTTTGAAATAACTCTGGGAAGAAAACATATCCACCTGAAACAAATTGGGGTTGATGACGAAGAGTAG
- a CDS encoding ArnT family glycosyltransferase, giving the protein MSSHPTSIWKRSPNKLRQGEIWLECFCFISLFLAALVLFLVNLGNLPLIDLKEGVVAQVAKEIYQGLWLGDNWLFPTLWGEPYLEQPTLVHDLIAIAYKVAGVSEFTTRLPGALLGAVSVLLLYNIGREIFVARLPALFSALVYLTCLPVLRLSRLAMLDGPLLCFELLTIWAILRSRRDFRWSLLAGIGLGLMALTKGILSLQILVIAIVFLLWDTPRLLASTYYWAGIILGTAPAIAWYVSQWFRYHEFKTTGDFFQLFLGDISASTIQVQLFPEYYLLSGLQYLLPWLVVMAMGLKLISLNLQWGWGKLLITWIGIYTLLSLLVFSQGYWSILPLYPALALAAGRQLDMVRNVPSYIAYPRIWIYSFMLMAAVAAFAGLYWGIRDYVDFYLPFICGSLAITFTVTAIAIAQREKQFVPLLFWGLFISMFLLIISPHWIWEINAKEPIEPIATLIRNHTPAETIIYTSMPQERPSLNFYSDRKIVTQSLTQLKQTWQQNYPVYLLIDPITLEKLDLSQQTVVKSSKFESLKWVLAIKNS; this is encoded by the coding sequence ATGTCATCCCATCCTACATCCATTTGGAAACGCTCTCCTAATAAACTGCGCCAAGGTGAAATTTGGCTAGAGTGCTTTTGTTTTATTAGCTTGTTTTTAGCAGCATTAGTTTTATTTTTGGTTAATTTAGGAAATCTGCCTTTAATAGACTTGAAGGAAGGGGTTGTAGCACAAGTAGCAAAAGAAATTTATCAAGGATTATGGTTAGGAGACAACTGGCTTTTTCCGACTCTCTGGGGCGAGCCATATTTAGAGCAGCCAACCTTAGTTCATGACTTAATTGCGATCGCCTATAAAGTTGCTGGAGTTAGTGAGTTCACAACCCGTCTGCCAGGAGCATTGTTAGGGGCAGTCTCGGTTCTTTTACTTTACAACATCGGACGGGAAATTTTTGTGGCTCGTCTGCCTGCTCTTTTTTCGGCTTTGGTGTATTTAACCTGCTTGCCTGTATTACGTTTGAGCAGATTGGCAATGCTGGATGGACCGTTGTTGTGTTTTGAATTACTGACAATCTGGGCAATATTGCGATCGCGTCGAGATTTTAGATGGTCTTTACTGGCTGGCATTGGTTTGGGACTAATGGCTCTAACCAAAGGAATTTTGAGCCTACAAATATTAGTAATTGCGATCGTTTTTTTGCTTTGGGATACGCCTCGCCTACTTGCCTCTACCTATTACTGGGCGGGGATAATTTTAGGAACTGCACCAGCTATAGCTTGGTATGTTTCTCAATGGTTTCGTTATCACGAATTTAAAACTACTGGGGATTTTTTCCAGCTATTTCTAGGGGATATTTCTGCTAGTACAATTCAGGTTCAGCTATTTCCTGAATACTATTTATTATCTGGTCTGCAATATTTATTGCCTTGGTTAGTAGTAATGGCGATGGGTTTAAAGTTGATTAGTCTTAATCTTCAATGGGGATGGGGTAAGCTATTGATTACTTGGATCGGCATTTATACTCTTTTGAGCTTACTGGTCTTTAGCCAAGGTTACTGGTCGATCTTGCCTCTATATCCTGCTTTGGCATTAGCAGCAGGAAGGCAGCTAGATATGGTTCGCAATGTACCTAGCTATATAGCTTATCCCCGTATCTGGATCTATAGCTTTATGCTAATGGCTGCTGTGGCTGCTTTTGCAGGACTATATTGGGGGATAAGAGACTATGTAGATTTTTACCTACCCTTTATCTGTGGTTCGTTAGCTATTACTTTTACGGTTACGGCAATTGCGATCGCTCAAAGAGAAAAACAGTTTGTCCCTCTACTATTTTGGGGATTGTTTATCTCGATGTTTCTTTTGATTATTTCTCCCCATTGGATTTGGGAAATAAACGCCAAAGAGCCTATTGAACCCATCGCTACTCTTATCCGTAACCATACTCCTGCTGAGACGATAATTTATACTTCTATGCCTCAAGAACGACCTAGCTTAAATTTTTACAGCGATCGCAAAATTGTGACTCAATCTCTGACTCAGCTAAAACAAACTTGGCAACAAAATTATCCTGTTTACTTACTGATAGATCCCATCACTTTAGAAAAACTAGATCTTTCTCAACAGACCGTTGTTAAAAGCTCCAAATTTGAATCTTTAAAGTGGGTACTCGCTATCAAAAACTCTTAA